The Amblyomma americanum isolate KBUSLIRL-KWMA chromosome 5, ASM5285725v1, whole genome shotgun sequence genome window below encodes:
- the Trs33 gene encoding trafficking protein particle complex subunit Trs33 encodes MADDALFEFLFMEMTNSIYCQDDAAERDASVTKLEQIGFSTGYRLVERLTKDWPRFKTELDVIKFICKEFWSAVYKKQIDNLRTNHHGVYVLHDNKFRFLTQLSNNKQYIEMAPKYLAFTCGLIRGTLANLGINSVVTVEVTTMPACKFQVQAAQNS; translated from the exons ATGGCGGACGACGCGCTGTTTGAGTTCCTATTCATGGAAATGACAAACTCTATATATTGCCAGGATGATGCTGCAGAAAGG GATGCATCGGTCACCAAGCTGGAACAGATCGGTTTTTCCACGGGGTACCGATTGGTAGAACG GCTCACTAAAGACTGGCCCAGGTTCAAGACCGAGCTGGACGTTATCAAGTTCATCTGCAAAGAATTCTGGTCTGCAGTGTACAAGAAGCAGATCGACAACTTGAGAACAAATCATCAT GGAGTTTACGTTCTGCACGATAACAAGTTCCGGTTCCTGACACAGCTGTCCAACAACAAGCAGTACATCGAAATGGCCCCCAAG TATTTGGCGTTCACCTGCGGCCTCATCCGTGGAACTCTTGCCAACCTGGGTATTAATAGCGTCGTGACAGTGGAAGTCACCACCATGCCTGCAT gcaaGTTTCAAGTCCAGGCTGCACAGAACTCatga
- the Pnn gene encoding desmosome associated protein-like protein pinnin, whose product MTNDVQIKCCGSAPSNQKMAATTSVFSQLKLEFEAAQKSLKDVDETIKKLTGRDPEEFRNQTRRPGGPAQGPPVEQGGRDRFSGKPNIKTGPPAAKRRNIGGPPTRTPVQAPAEDSGEDEELPRKGGVQSSVVAAPTKESVRTRREASAAQKGDSKCLERNRRMFGMIMGTLQKFQSEETRRKDQVQSQKRAEIEQKLEEAAEREKAELRKERQDLFLARRQKQQGLRRLELKLEVARLHEEAEARQRLLLNFIHTRTKPHIMFKPARHTPETQKRLKESQKRILAIIESRRAKVKEELDAIDELYHRDHAPPAEEEEEEIHPDKENRGPPTKAKPATEEEQAAATRDGAEGAQEEATAESRDEAGEKSAPTDNGEVVEQATADDSATTEPMDTAESNAAHEKQAEATEGKGPSDQESARDRTEPVEGEATANATPQDAAKTQEGGTSKEETLAAADAPSINALGDEKFEPIYDE is encoded by the exons ATGACGAACGATGTACAAATCAAGTGCTGCGGTTCTGCACCATCAAATCAGAAGATGGCGGCGACTACTAGCGTGTTTTCGCAGCTGAAATTGGAGTTTGAAGCAGCGCAGAAAAGTCTTAAAGATGTCGACGAAACCATCAAGAAGCTCACCGGTAGAGATCCGGAAGAGTTCAG AAACCAGACTCGAAGACCGGGCGGACCCGCACAAGGACCTCCTGTCGAGCAAGGAGGCCGGGATCGCTTCTCGGG GAAGCCGAACATTAAGACTGGACCACCAGCTGCCAAGCGGAGAAATATAGGAGGCCCACCAACGCG AACACCAGTTCAAGCTCCAGCAGAGGACAGCGGCGAGGATGAGGAGCTACCCCGAAAG GGTGGAGTGCAGTCTTCGGTGGTGGCAGCACCCACCAAGGAGTCCGTGCGGACGCGGCGAGAGGCGAGCGCGGCGCAGAAGGGTGACAGCAAGTGCCTGGAGCGCAACCGGCGCATGTTTGGCATGATAATGGGCACCCTGCAGAAGTTCCAGAGTGAGGAGACCAGGCGCAAGGACCAGGTGCAGTCCCAGAAGCGTGCTGAAATTGAGCAGAAGCTGGAGGAGGCAGCCGAGCGGGAGAAAGCCGAGCTGCGCAAGGAGCGCCAGGACCTCTTCCTGGCTCGCCGCCAGAAGCAGCAGGGCCTGCGGCGGCTTGAGCTCAAGCTTGAAGTGGCTCGCCTG CACGAAGAGGCTGAAGCTCGCCAGCGACTGCTGCTCAACTTCATCCACACTAGGACCAAGCCACACATCATGTTCAAGCCGGCCAGGCACACACCCGAGACGCAGAAGCGGCTCAAGGAGTCCCAGAAGCGCATCCTCG CCATAATTGAGAGCCGGCGTGCAAAGGTCAAGGAGGAGTTAGACGCCATCGACGAGCTCTACCACCGTGACCACGCGCCTCCcgcggaagaagaagaagaagaaatccACCCTGATAAAGAGAACAGGGGTCCCCCAACCAAGGCCAAGCCGGCAACCGAGGAAGAGCAGGCTGCGGCCACCAGGGATGGCGCCGAGGGCGCACAGGAGGAGGCAACAGCCGAGAGCCGAGACGAGGCCGGTGAGAAGTCGGCGCCCACGGACAATGGCGAAGTGGTGGAACAGGCGACAGCGGATGACAGCGCAACCACAGAGCCAATGGACACTGCCGAATCTAATGCTGCACATGAGAAACAGGCTGAGGCAACAG AGGGGAAGGGCCCCAGTGACCAGGAATCAGCACGGGACAGAACTGAACCTGTCGAAGGAGAGGCAACAGCCAACGCCACACCGCAAGATGCTGCCAAGACGCAAGAGGGAGGGACCTCAAAGGAAGAAACACTGGCGGCCGCTGATGCGCCCAGCATCAACGCGCTGGGAGACGAAAAGTTTGAACCCATTTATGACGAATGA
- the Zip102B gene encoding zinc/iron regulated transporter-related protein 102B, with translation MADFVMLLALAGAMFVGSYMSGLVPLSVPLTEARLHLVSVFGAGLLVGTALSVIIPEGISTLYLTQIKELVHDVQQGPQGGQKPGDATLTAAGGVSHGHSHDDLHGKLEAIDPRNLVGITLVLGFLFMLLVDQLISQHRHHKALAMAVSDPESTSSMHMQGRSFTATLGLVVHAAADGVALGAAATTSNLDTEAVVFLAIMLHKAPAAFALVSFLMHEAVERPTVRKHLLVFSLAAPLLAIVTFLAINRGAPQSIASHNATGVALLFSAGTFLYVATVHVLPELVVRHSTHQTDNRGRMTTPPSEGFTRIDVVAIVIGTLTPMVLTVGNHGH, from the exons ATGGCGGACTTCGTTATGTTACTCGCGCTGGCTGGCGCGATGTTTGTCGGCAGCTACATGAGTGGCCTGGTTCCATTATCCGTTCCCTTAACTGAG GCTCGGCTCCACCTGGTCTCCGTGTTTGGAGCGGGTCTACTAGTAGGCACGGCACTTAGTGTCATCATCCCCGAAGGCATCAGCACGTTGTACCTTACCCAGATCA AAGAGCTGGTGCACGACGTGCAGCAGGGACCACAAGGTGGTCAGAAGCCTGGTGACGCTACCCTTACTGCCGCTGGTGGAGTAAGTCATGGCCACTCACACGATGATCTCCACGGGAAGCTGGAGGCAATCGACCCACGGAACCTTGTTGGCATCACGCTGGTATTGGGCTTCCTGTTTATGCTGCTGGTGGACCAGCTCATTTCCCAGCACAGGCATCACAAAGCTCTAGCAATGGCTGTTAGTG ATCCTGAAAGCACGAGCTCAATGCACATGCAAGGACGCAGCTTCACAGCAACCCTGGGTTTAGTGGTCCATGCTGCAG CCGATGGTGTGGCACTAGGAGCTGCAGCAACGACGTCAAACCTTGACACTGAGGCAGTCGTCTTCCTGGCGATAATGCTGCATAAG gcaCCAGCAGCGTTTGCCCTAGTGTCTTTCCTGATGCACGAGGCTGTGGAACGCCCCACAGTTCGCAAGCACTTGCTTGTCTTCTCACTGGCGGCGCCTTTACTAGCCATCGTTACCTTCCTGGCAATAAACCGG GGTGCACCCCAGTCTATCGCATCGCACAACGCGACGGGTGTCGCACTGCTGTTCAGCGCCGGCACGTTCCTCTACGTCGCCACGGTGCACGTGCTTCCCGAGCTGGTGGTGCGCCACAGCACGCACCAGACGGACAATCGAGGCCGCATGACCACGCCCCCGAGCGAGGGCTTCACCCGCATCGACGTGGTCGCCATTGTCATCGGCACGCTGACGCCCATGGTCCTTACTGTCGGAAACCATGGTCACTAG